From Alteribacter lacisalsi, a single genomic window includes:
- a CDS encoding MBL fold metallo-hydrolase, with the protein MVKTKEVAPSVHALTIPTPFLVGPVNVYVIEGEALTLVDTGPKTEEARDVLTEELKALGYRPEDVEILILTHHHPDHIGLTDLFTGAKLYGHEKTRPWLEGSETFHERKARFFSGLYQSHGVPEAVTAMIEGANSYYAAYASRSPLSGTLKEDDAVPGLAGWTVIETPGHAQSQISLYRESDGILISGDHLIKHISSNAIIEAPYEEGEERPKTLLQYRESLRKCLHVKRAFSGHGDPVDNPAELIRERMAKQLEKAAVIKALLGNEKLTAFELCVRLYPQMYKKQPGLTLSETLGHLDLLEDGGKVSAVKSEGVYYYQSC; encoded by the coding sequence TTGGTTAAAACGAAAGAAGTTGCTCCTTCCGTACATGCACTGACCATTCCGACTCCTTTTCTGGTCGGACCTGTCAATGTATACGTAATTGAGGGAGAGGCTCTGACGCTTGTAGACACCGGACCGAAAACAGAAGAAGCACGAGATGTGCTGACAGAGGAACTCAAAGCCCTCGGGTACAGACCGGAGGATGTGGAAATCCTTATTCTCACCCATCATCATCCTGATCATATCGGTCTGACTGACCTTTTTACGGGCGCAAAGCTTTACGGACACGAAAAAACACGTCCATGGCTTGAAGGCAGTGAGACGTTTCATGAGAGAAAAGCACGTTTTTTCAGCGGACTTTACCAGTCTCACGGGGTGCCTGAAGCTGTCACTGCGATGATTGAAGGGGCAAACAGCTACTACGCCGCCTACGCGAGTCGATCCCCTCTATCAGGGACACTTAAAGAAGATGATGCGGTTCCAGGGCTTGCGGGCTGGACCGTCATTGAAACGCCCGGACATGCCCAATCGCAGATTTCCCTGTACAGGGAATCAGACGGCATTCTCATTTCCGGGGATCATCTGATCAAGCATATTTCTTCAAATGCAATCATTGAAGCGCCTTATGAGGAAGGGGAAGAACGGCCGAAAACCCTTCTGCAGTACCGAGAGTCTCTGCGGAAATGTCTTCACGTTAAGCGGGCTTTTTCAGGCCATGGGGACCCCGTGGACAACCCGGCAGAACTAATCAGGGAGCGTATGGCAAAACAGCTTGAAAAAGCGGCTGTCATTAAGGCACTGCTTGGAAATGAGAAGCTCACTGCTTTTGAGCTCTGTGTGCGGCTCTATCCGCAGATGTACAAAAAGCAGCCTGGACTCACCCTGTCAGAGACCCTCGGCCATCTCGATCTGCTCGAGGACGGCGGAAAAGTAAGTGCTGTCAAAAGTGAGGGTGTTTATTATTATCAGAGCTGCTGA
- a CDS encoding SCP2 sterol-binding domain-containing protein: protein MAVKEIFTVLTTRMNDNPKHLEGMNVRYTFNLSGEEAGVYQLQIKEKQAEYAAEAVEESDITFEMKDKDFLKLTEGSLNPTMAYMSGKLKVRGDLSHALKLQTLLKHYA, encoded by the coding sequence ATGGCTGTAAAAGAGATATTTACTGTACTGACAACACGTATGAATGATAATCCCAAGCATCTTGAAGGGATGAATGTCCGCTATACATTCAACCTTAGCGGGGAAGAAGCTGGAGTATACCAGCTTCAGATTAAGGAGAAGCAGGCAGAGTATGCTGCAGAGGCAGTAGAAGAATCCGATATTACCTTTGAAATGAAAGACAAGGATTTTCTTAAACTGACGGAAGGAAGTCTGAATCCGACCATGGCATACATGAGCGGAAAGCTGAAAGTGCGCGGTGATCTGTCACACGCATTAAAACTTCAGACACTTTTAAAGCATTATGCCTGA
- a CDS encoding DUF4282 domain-containing protein — protein sequence MKDFLNFDRMITPMIIKIIFWIGVAFTVLMGFITLFDGGLSVLLGLFMMIIGPLLVRIYCELLIIFFKVQESLHSINTKVDRLADNNQHPVE from the coding sequence ATGAAGGATTTTCTTAATTTTGACCGGATGATCACACCTATGATTATTAAAATTATTTTCTGGATCGGCGTGGCTTTTACTGTTCTAATGGGATTTATTACATTATTTGACGGAGGGCTTTCCGTACTGCTCGGTTTATTTATGATGATCATCGGACCACTTTTAGTAAGAATTTACTGTGAACTGCTTATTATCTTCTTTAAAGTTCAGGAGTCACTCCACAGCATAAACACGAAAGTTGACCGCCTGGCGGACAATAATCAGCACCCAGTAGAATAG
- a CDS encoding ferritin family protein produces MYHNMYDGYGGPSSNQMEAVLRLLRQVIGRESQDEVLLDYVIGMSRDETSERLIYGMRTEERTQYDTLKQIYEQLSGRAVQIETPDFSIPDTFSDAMGYMLERKARTVQLYTYLYMYVPNQYQPVIYPFISEEHLHMHKLNYLLIRHIQN; encoded by the coding sequence ATGTACCATAATATGTATGATGGTTACGGCGGGCCGTCTTCCAATCAGATGGAGGCAGTCCTGAGGTTATTAAGACAGGTAATCGGGCGCGAGAGCCAGGATGAAGTGCTGCTGGATTATGTGATCGGCATGTCCCGTGATGAGACGTCTGAGAGGCTCATTTACGGCATGCGGACCGAAGAGCGGACCCAGTATGACACATTAAAACAGATTTATGAGCAGCTCAGCGGCAGAGCTGTGCAGATTGAAACGCCTGATTTTTCAATTCCCGATACGTTTTCGGATGCAATGGGGTATATGCTGGAGAGAAAAGCACGCACTGTCCAGCTTTACACCTACCTTTACATGTATGTACCTAATCAGTATCAGCCTGTTATTTACCCGTTTATTTCGGAGGAGCATCTTCATATGCACAAACTGAATTATCTATTAATCAGACACATTCAGAATTAG
- a CDS encoding DUF4282 domain-containing protein — translation MNEFFNFNQMITPTIIKILFWAGAGLSVLMGLITMFSGGYGFLAGLVIIAAGPLIVRVYCELLIVYFKVHESLNRVNNTLDRIAAKNKNEID, via the coding sequence ATGAATGAATTTTTTAATTTCAACCAGATGATTACCCCGACGATTATAAAAATCCTGTTTTGGGCTGGTGCAGGTCTGTCCGTTCTCATGGGTCTGATTACCATGTTCAGCGGAGGCTACGGTTTTTTGGCGGGGCTGGTGATCATCGCAGCGGGACCTTTAATCGTCCGTGTTTACTGCGAGCTACTCATCGTGTATTTCAAAGTTCACGAATCCCTCAATCGGGTCAACAATACACTCGACAGGATTGCAGCCAAAAATAAAAATGAGATTGATTGA
- a CDS encoding ATP-binding protein, producing the protein MQTGNRFKDRAYIRNIPGKKIGLKLKIVILFSAVLAVMLVMTGLYFYTLLSDSNEQRIGEQALSVSETVALIPELREAFEEDDPSVTIQAIVEPIREASGAEFIVVGNKDEIRYSHPDPALLGDQMVGGDNERALESGESYISSAEGSLGYSIRGKVPVFADDGTVIGVVSTGFLMENVQGLIQDNRSELLFVLALVLGFGIVCAIALSAYIKKVLFDLEPEEISHLFLQKETILQSAHEGIIAVNRHGEMTLVNRAARRLFGSEEDEEIFIGLPVTSVLPDSKLPEVLETGKSQFNRQMTIGKNVVVVNRVPIYQEGRLTGAVSTFRNRTEIEQLTRELAEVKRYAEGLRAQTHEFSNKLYTILGHLQLGQKEEAIRYIKEEKHVQDEWIHLLIEKVADPMVSAILLGKMNLAREKHINLSIDPFSSLESILPEEQQGAIVTALGNIIHNAFEAVSTQPEEDRNVNVFFTDPGDSAVFEVEDSGPGVPAETAERLFNQGFSTKQGEKRGYGLALSCQVIRDLGGSVTLENPGETGACFVITLPKKGGEKHDGSI; encoded by the coding sequence ATGCAGACAGGAAACCGCTTTAAGGACAGAGCATACATACGTAATATTCCCGGAAAAAAGATCGGGCTGAAGCTTAAAATTGTGATTCTGTTCAGCGCAGTTCTTGCCGTTATGCTTGTGATGACCGGACTGTACTTCTATACTCTCTTATCCGATTCAAATGAACAGCGGATCGGCGAGCAGGCCCTTAGTGTGTCAGAAACCGTGGCACTGATCCCGGAACTCAGAGAGGCGTTTGAAGAGGATGATCCCTCAGTCACGATTCAAGCTATTGTAGAACCAATAAGAGAGGCATCAGGGGCAGAATTTATTGTTGTAGGAAACAAAGATGAAATTCGCTACTCACACCCTGATCCTGCCCTTCTCGGTGACCAGATGGTGGGCGGCGATAATGAGCGTGCCCTCGAATCAGGGGAATCCTATATTTCCAGCGCGGAAGGATCGCTCGGTTATTCGATACGGGGAAAAGTGCCGGTCTTTGCTGATGATGGAACAGTCATCGGCGTCGTTTCCACAGGTTTTCTAATGGAGAATGTGCAGGGGCTGATCCAGGATAACCGCTCGGAACTTCTTTTCGTACTTGCCCTGGTCCTCGGATTCGGGATTGTTTGCGCCATTGCCCTGTCAGCATATATAAAGAAAGTTCTGTTTGATCTGGAGCCGGAAGAAATTTCTCACCTTTTTCTTCAAAAAGAAACGATTCTCCAGTCTGCTCATGAAGGCATTATCGCAGTGAACCGCCATGGAGAGATGACGCTTGTGAACCGGGCGGCGCGAAGATTGTTTGGATCAGAAGAAGATGAGGAAATTTTTATCGGCCTGCCGGTTACGAGTGTGCTGCCTGATTCGAAGCTTCCGGAAGTGCTGGAAACAGGGAAGAGTCAGTTTAACCGTCAGATGACAATCGGTAAAAACGTGGTGGTGGTAAACCGCGTGCCGATCTATCAGGAAGGCAGGCTCACCGGAGCGGTTTCCACATTCAGAAACAGGACGGAAATTGAACAGCTGACCAGAGAACTTGCTGAGGTGAAACGCTATGCCGAGGGGCTGAGAGCTCAGACCCATGAATTTTCAAACAAACTGTACACTATTCTCGGACACCTTCAGCTCGGGCAGAAAGAAGAAGCGATCCGGTATATCAAAGAGGAGAAACACGTCCAGGATGAGTGGATTCATCTGCTGATTGAAAAGGTGGCGGATCCGATGGTCAGTGCCATTCTGCTAGGAAAAATGAACCTGGCCCGGGAGAAACATATCAACCTGAGTATTGATCCATTCAGTTCACTGGAGAGCATTCTGCCTGAAGAACAGCAGGGAGCCATCGTTACAGCGCTGGGTAATATCATTCATAATGCCTTTGAAGCAGTAAGCACCCAACCTGAGGAAGACCGAAACGTAAACGTATTTTTTACAGACCCAGGCGATTCAGCGGTCTTTGAGGTTGAGGACTCAGGTCCAGGCGTGCCGGCAGAAACTGCGGAACGGCTGTTTAATCAGGGATTTTCAACAAAACAGGGTGAGAAAAGAGGATACGGTCTTGCCCTGTCCTGCCAGGTGATCCGTGATCTTGGCGGCTCTGTAACGCTGGAGAATCCAGGTGAAACTGGAGCCTGCTTTGTGATCACGCTGCCGAAGAAGGGAGGAGAAAAGCATGATGGATCAATTT
- a CDS encoding AraC family transcriptional regulator, with translation MDSLERLNEALAYIEENLEENINYTEIARIACCSEFHFKRMFSFLAGITLSDYIRRRRLTQAAFDLRSANVKVLDTALKYGYSSPDAFTRAFQNLHGMTPTEARKNGLSLKAYPRMTFQLTVKGAGEMNYRIETKEAFRVAGVMKRITLVYSGTNPDIAEMWQTIGEETVKRIEQLSDLQPSGIINVCSNFSEGREDNGELDYYIAAATTKPCPDDFQELEVEASAWAVFEVSGDWEKVQEAWGRIYAEWFPSSGFELNKGPEIMSSADNFSEIWIPVKKK, from the coding sequence ATGGATTCACTTGAGAGACTGAATGAGGCACTTGCCTACATTGAGGAAAATCTGGAGGAAAACATCAATTACACCGAGATCGCAAGGATAGCCTGCTGCTCGGAATTTCATTTCAAGCGGATGTTTTCGTTTCTGGCAGGGATTACCCTATCCGATTACATCCGCAGGCGCCGGCTGACTCAGGCAGCCTTTGATCTGAGATCTGCGAATGTGAAGGTACTGGACACCGCACTGAAATACGGATATTCATCACCGGATGCCTTTACGAGGGCTTTTCAGAATCTCCATGGCATGACGCCTACCGAAGCGAGAAAGAACGGTCTGTCTTTAAAGGCGTATCCCCGAATGACCTTCCAGCTGACTGTAAAAGGAGCTGGCGAAATGAATTACCGAATTGAAACAAAGGAAGCGTTCCGGGTGGCGGGGGTAATGAAACGGATTACCCTTGTCTACAGTGGCACAAACCCGGACATTGCGGAGATGTGGCAGACTATTGGTGAAGAGACTGTCAAAAGAATTGAACAGCTGTCGGATCTGCAGCCGTCCGGAATAATTAACGTATGCAGCAATTTTTCCGAGGGCAGAGAAGACAATGGTGAACTGGATTATTATATTGCGGCTGCAACGACAAAACCCTGCCCTGATGATTTTCAGGAACTGGAGGTTGAGGCCTCAGCATGGGCTGTTTTTGAAGTGAGCGGCGACTGGGAAAAAGTCCAGGAGGCGTGGGGGAGAATCTATGCGGAATGGTTCCCGTCCTCCGGTTTTGAGCTCAATAAAGGGCCTGAAATCATGTCCAGTGCAGACAATTTCAGCGAGATATGGATTCCGGTAAAAAAGAAGTAG
- a CDS encoding FbpB family small basic protein — translation MRKRFHRTFEELVQENKTQLMNDPNALLQIDKKVDDKHAEDKRSTED, via the coding sequence ATGCGCAAGCGGTTTCACCGTACGTTTGAAGAACTCGTACAGGAAAATAAAACGCAGCTGATGAATGACCCAAACGCTCTTCTTCAGATTGATAAAAAAGTCGACGATAAACATGCCGAAGATAAACGCTCCACGGAAGACTGA